The following proteins come from a genomic window of Nitrospirota bacterium:
- the rpsE gene encoding 30S ribosomal protein S5, which produces MVEKIDPEGLTLKDKVVFINRVAKVVKGGRRFSFSALVVVGDGGGIVGMGKGKANEVPEAIRKAVEHAKKSLVRFPLKEGTIPHRIIGRYGSSEVVMNPGPKGTGIIAGGAVRALFEVSGIQDVVAKSVGAQNPFNAIRATMDGLVSLKDPEAVLRLRGRGEEGEAATEQAAG; this is translated from the coding sequence ATGGTGGAGAAAATAGACCCCGAAGGTCTGACGCTGAAAGATAAAGTGGTCTTCATAAACCGCGTGGCCAAGGTCGTCAAGGGCGGGCGGAGGTTCTCCTTCAGCGCCCTGGTCGTGGTGGGCGACGGCGGGGGCATCGTGGGCATGGGCAAGGGGAAGGCCAACGAGGTCCCCGAGGCCATCAGGAAGGCCGTGGAGCACGCCAAGAAGTCCCTCGTCCGGTTCCCCCTCAAGGAGGGCACCATCCCCCACAGGATTATCGGGCGGTACGGCTCCAGCGAGGTGGTCATGAACCCCGGCCCCAAGGGGACGGGCATCATCGCCGGGGGTGCCGTGCGGGCGCTTTTCGAGGTCAGCGGCATCCAGGACGTCGTGGCCAAGTCCGTGGGCGCGCAGAACCCGTTTAACGCCATCCGCGCCACCATGGACGGCCTGGTGAGCCTCAAGGACCCCGAGGCGGTGCTCAGGCTGCGCGGACGGGGCGAGGAGGGCGAGGCCGCCACGGAGCAGGCCGCCGGGT
- the rpsH gene encoding 30S ribosomal protein S8, protein MLTDPIADMLTRIRNAVRIKADKVDMPASRMKLEIAKILKDEGYIRAYKILKYKNQGILRLNLKYVDDESLITNLQKVSKPGRRLYVGSKDIPRVMGGVGIAVLSTSKGVMSDGTCRRENVGGEVLCYVW, encoded by the coding sequence ATGCTTACAGATCCCATAGCTGACATGCTCACCAGGATTCGCAACGCCGTCCGCATCAAGGCGGACAAGGTGGACATGCCCGCCTCGAGGATGAAGCTCGAGATTGCCAAAATCCTGAAGGACGAGGGCTACATCAGGGCCTACAAGATTCTGAAGTACAAGAACCAGGGGATTCTCCGCCTCAACCTCAAGTACGTGGATGACGAAAGCCTCATCACGAACCTCCAGAAGGTGAGCAAGCCCGGACGGAGGCTCTACGTGGGGAGCAAGGACATCCCCCGCGTCATGGGCGGCGTGGGCATCGCGGTGCTTTCCACCTCCAAGGGCGTCATGAGCGACGGCACCTGCCGCCGGGAGAACGTGGGGGGCGAAGTCCTCTGTTATGTCTGGTAA
- a CDS encoding type Z 30S ribosomal protein S14: MAKKSMIEKTKRPPKFRVRVYNRCRVCGRPRAYMRKFGVCRICFRNMALEGQVPGVTKSSW, encoded by the coding sequence GTGGCGAAGAAAAGCATGATAGAGAAGACCAAGAGGCCCCCGAAGTTCAGGGTCCGGGTGTACAACCGGTGCCGCGTGTGCGGCAGGCCGCGGGCGTACATGCGGAAGTTCGGCGTCTGCCGGATATGTTTCAGGAACATGGCCCTGGAAGGACAGGTTCCCGGCGTCACCAAGTCAAGCTGGTAG
- the rplF gene encoding 50S ribosomal protein L6, translating into MSRIGKNPVNIPQGVSVAAEGRLLTVTGPKGELSWEHPAGVSVRVQDGRALVERSTDAPRERAFHGLVRAILQNMVTGVSDGFTRVLEVVGVGYRAQVQGETLQLSLGYARPMEFRLPPGVSAEVDKKQTTITLSGIDNQVLGQAAADIRALRPPDPYKGKGVRRRGERVRLKPGKAAK; encoded by the coding sequence ATGTCCAGGATAGGTAAGAACCCGGTGAACATCCCCCAGGGCGTGAGCGTGGCCGCGGAGGGTCGCCTCCTGACCGTCACGGGTCCGAAGGGAGAGCTCTCCTGGGAGCACCCCGCGGGCGTGAGCGTGCGGGTCCAGGACGGCAGGGCCCTGGTGGAGCGCTCCACGGACGCCCCGCGCGAGCGGGCCTTCCACGGGCTGGTCCGGGCCATCTTGCAGAACATGGTCACCGGCGTTTCGGACGGGTTTACACGGGTGCTCGAGGTGGTGGGCGTGGGCTATCGTGCCCAGGTGCAGGGGGAGACGCTTCAGCTCTCCCTGGGGTACGCCCGCCCCATGGAGTTTCGGCTCCCCCCGGGCGTATCGGCCGAGGTGGACAAGAAGCAGACCACCATCACCTTGAGCGGCATCGACAATCAGGTCCTCGGGCAGGCGGCGGCCGACATCAGGGCCCTGAGGCCCCCCGACCCGTACAAGGGCAAGGGCGTGCGGCGCCGGGGCGAGCGCGTGAGGCTCAAGCCCGGCAAGGCCGCCAAGTAG
- the rplE gene encoding 50S ribosomal protein L5, protein MVPRLKERYRGEVVPALMKEFSFRNVMQVPRLEKVVLNVGLGEAIQNIKLLDGIQRELTVVSGQKAVITRAKKAIAGFKLRKGMPIGCMVTLRGDRMYEFMDKFISLALPRIRDFRGIPAKSFDGHGNYALGVREQYIFPEVDYDKVEIVHGLDVIICTSARTDEEGRALLAGLGMPFAGK, encoded by the coding sequence ATGGTACCGAGGCTGAAGGAAAGATACCGCGGCGAGGTCGTCCCCGCCCTGATGAAGGAGTTCTCCTTCCGCAACGTCATGCAGGTGCCGCGGCTCGAGAAGGTGGTGCTGAACGTGGGGCTCGGCGAGGCCATACAGAACATCAAGCTCCTGGACGGCATCCAGCGCGAGCTGACGGTCGTCTCCGGGCAGAAGGCCGTCATCACCCGGGCCAAGAAGGCCATCGCGGGCTTCAAGTTGAGGAAGGGGATGCCCATCGGCTGCATGGTGACCCTCCGGGGCGACAGGATGTACGAGTTCATGGACAAGTTCATCAGCCTGGCCCTCCCCCGCATCAGGGACTTCCGGGGCATCCCGGCCAAGAGCTTCGACGGGCACGGAAACTACGCCCTGGGGGTCAGGGAGCAGTACATCTTCCCCGAGGTCGACTACGACAAGGTGGAGATAGTCCACGGGCTGGATGTTATAATATGCACTTCCGCCCGGACGGACGAGGAAGGCAGGGCGCTCCTGGCAGGCCTGGGGATGCCCTTCGCCGGCAAATAG
- the rplR gene encoding 50S ribosomal protein L18, translating to MARASRNLKRQSRHRRIRKTVSGTAGRPRMCVFRSLNHMYVQLIDDAQGRTLAQASTLEKGFDGPGPGGNVAAARKAGELIGRRAREKGITKVVFDRAGYLYHGRVKALAEGARETGLEF from the coding sequence GTGGCCAGAGCAAGCAGAAACCTCAAGAGGCAGAGCCGGCACCGGAGAATCCGCAAGACCGTCAGCGGGACGGCCGGCCGGCCCCGCATGTGCGTGTTCCGGAGCCTCAACCACATGTACGTGCAGCTCATCGACGATGCGCAGGGGCGCACCCTGGCGCAGGCCTCCACCCTGGAGAAGGGCTTCGACGGCCCCGGCCCCGGGGGCAACGTGGCGGCCGCCCGGAAGGCCGGGGAGCTCATCGGCAGGCGCGCCCGGGAGAAAGGCATCACGAAGGTGGTCTTCGACCGCGCGGGCTATCTTTACCACGGAAGGGTCAAGGCCCTGGCCGAGGGGGCCCGGGAGACGGGCCTGGAGTTTTAG